The Setaria viridis chromosome 2, Setaria_viridis_v4.0, whole genome shotgun sequence DNA window CTATACCACTGCCGTTCCGTCACCACCGACTCCGCCGCCCATACTGCTGACGACACGATAGCACCTCCTCAATCGTCATCACCACTATCGCGCCTGGCCGCACCATTGCTCGTGCCCATCCCCGCCACTGCTGGCCAGAGCACGTCCAAGAACTTTGCCCTTATCCTCGCCCGGCATTCGCCTCATGTCTCCCTTCTCGCTCTCTTTACTTCCCTcgcctttcttccttctcctcctcccctaaACAGAGCAAGCCGAGCTAGCCATTCCACCTGCCGGCTAAATCCGCGAGCTCTGCCCCACCATTTCCAAAtcatcgccgcctccacctAGCCAACCCTCCCAGCTACCCTCTCCACCTCACCTTGCCCGCCACCATGGCCCTCATCACTGGAGGTTGAAGTTCCCGCCACCGCCAGTGCCGccacccaccaccacccaccTCACCGTCGACGCCCACCTTCCCAGCCTCCTCTTCTCCAACCAAAAGCTAAAATCAACCCGTGGTAAGCTCCTGGCCGTGATGCGCTCACGTTTTCTTGGATTTAGACTAGTTGCCACGCTCGATTTCGAGCTCGCTGCCGGCTGTGCGCCGCCGCTAGTCAAGGGATAGGCTAGGGTTAGAGTTTTGAGGGAAAAAAGGGGGAGAAGGTGCGCCAGGTCATGGGGAAGGCGAAGGGGTAGTCATCGGGGTGGGGGAATGCGCCACCACACTAGCATCGatgtgctgccgccgccggccgtgagCTGTCCCGAGGAGGAAGGTGGTGGGGGTGTTATGTCTGAGAGCAAAAGAAGTTCCAAGGGGTTTTTCATTAAGTGTTGGGTTTAAGTGCTAAGGTGGAAAAGTTCAAGGGGCCTTAGTGCTAGATCTAGGGGCTTTAGTGCAAAAGAAAGGGTAGATCCGCTAGGATAGTTTTATTCCGAGGACCTATCTACGAAagtaactttttctttttctaatttAGTTTTAGTTgaaatggctgaaactttggaaatccgTATAAACTcataaaaaatgataaaatacAAAATAAACTTTGTTGGCTTCCTGATGCTCATATCTACCTtgtaaaaatacttgttcttgtgaaatatgtgtttctATTGCTTattaaaatgcatgttgtttaatctcttTAATTTGGAATAAATAGTTCTCTTACTCATAAAATCCTGATAAATTCACAGTAATATATACTAGTGTTGAAAACTATTCTGGAAAGTTTATAGCACTAAACAgatgatagaactctagttataaTCCCTTCTTCATATCTGCAGCTTTATCATGTatgatttttagtaaattctgtaGTAGTTCAAGAAAGCTAAACTTTTTGCAGTAAATTGCTTGTGTAGGGAGAAAGCTCCTGTAAACCATTCATGATCGTTTACCAACAGATGCTTCCTGAACACTTATTCCTATTGAAAGTTAGTTTTTTTAAAGATACTTGCTGCTAGGTTTTGTAGGCCCACAAATTAGTCTTTATGCTCTCTATCAGTAGTATATTCATCTCTGAAAAGTTCACTAGCAAAATCATTATGGTTACTGCATAAGCTTTTTTGTTTAGCCTCTAGTGTGTATTGCTATGGTTTTAGCCATGAGCATGTTTCTTGTGTAGGTAACACTATGTCTTGATGCTCTCCTTTGAACTTTTAATCCtgtatgattgagttgctgcACTCTTTAAAATGGATGTTATGCATGTGTCATCGTctttcaatcaactcatacatTTGCATTGCCATGTAGATAACCCGCTAGTCGACGATCTTTATGAATTGATCGTCGCATCCGAGAGTGTGCAGCTCGAAGCCTCCCCAGTTGAAGCGCCACAAGACCtgaaccaaagttcagaagagcccAATGCTAGTTTGGAAGGCAAGCACTAGAGCATGACCAATAatttcaaaactatgcaatgTTACTACTTGCGTATTACTTTTATGCATTAGgttcctaggagttgaatgaaaccttagttgcatgatccctagGATTCCCAGGTCAATACTAGCATGTGTAGGTCGATAAAAGTGACATGCTTAATTAAGAATGGTAGAAGTCAAGTGATTGCCTATCGTTCGCAAGACATAGGACCTTTTGATATTATGGCAAGTTACTTGAGAATGAATcactgaagaaagaaaagttgGAGACCAGGCGAAGATAGATATGAAGTTGAAGTTAGCGTTGTTGGTTGTGCTCCGCCCGTGTCAATTAAGTTCCGTTCGTTGTGGCCCGGCTAATCGAGTTTGGACTGTACTATACACATGCTGgaagtaagaggtagttgaaattggtaaaacctagtaccttaTTGCGCGATTGTAGATTGAGTTGGTCTTGTTTCCTATTCGTgtgctagtcagtaactcaTGGCTGGTCCGGGGAGGTACCGGTGGGGATTAGCACTCAAGGGTCGTAGGAGTTCTCAAATGCCATCGCTCTTTAAGGGAACTATTTGCCATATGCGGCGCGACGGGGCATGCATATGTCATGtgtataggtccaccttgcaaggttaataaaTCGAATCAGTTCACCACCGCTCTCGGTTAAGAGAATCTTGATCACCGTGTCACATcatagtaagaagtggaacgaAAAGAAATAAGAATGATGTTGATATTGTTACCTAATCAATTATTTTTTCCACGctaaaaagttttgaaaatattgctcacttagaatggttagctcaactttaatttggatgctaaaattagaaagtaaggatccattcttagttgctttctggcaaaacaaacccctcagccaaaagcctggcatactaggagtcggctaagtatataccatagtcaggtaaatcttgctgagtattagtatactcagtctTGCTTTGTTGTTTACTTTCAGGTCTTAGTGAAGAAACGATAGAGCTGGTTGCCGGTCAACCTTGGGATGGCCATCCTTTACCTGAAGGGTGGTCGATTGAGTGGTCTTCGACCTCTCCTTGAGGTGGTCtcgtgttggatgacatgttgGCAGGCTACTCATGTTGTCATGTATCTTTATTCGCGCTCTATCATTTAGACTTCCGTTGTATTTTATTTGAGAACTCTGGCTTGTAATCTGTTATGAATTTCGAACTCGGTTTTTAAATTAAGACAGGAACTCTATGTTTGTGAACTGAAATATCATGTTGTATCATCTGCGCTCACCTCCGTGTGAGATTTGTTGCATGTTGTTTCGATCGAGATATTCAGTGGTTGAATCGGGCTTGACCCAACAGACTGTTGGATTACACCGTTTTAAGTACGTGTGACCGaattaaccattaagatgatggttagcacacttaagccagtttaattTGGCCGGTTCTGCCACACAAGGTTTTATCGATATCTAGGATTTTGATCGGGCAGCATATTGGCTAGAATTTGGATGATATTTGGGATATTGGTTGAGCATTATAACGGCTAGGTTGGTCAAGAATTAGGGTTTCAATCGGGCGGCATAACGGCTAGGAGGAGACGATATTTGGGGTTTCAATTGGGTGGCATAATGGCTAGATTAGATCAATATGTAGGGTTTGAGTATAACGACCGAGTTGTGGGACATATCCTAGatgtagcttgggtgttggaTGGATCTGGGGTGTGAGAGGAAACTTGTACGATGAGCTCGGCTTTATCCCGGGGTGTGCCTTGTGATGGGTGGAGCTTTGACAAGTTTCTATGGGTTTGGGTGTTGCTTGGGGTCAATGGCTTGAGAGCTCACTCGACGGACACCACTTCGACCTAGCCCGGTGCTCGAGGATAGTCACAGGGCGATAGATGGGGCTAGGCAAGATCAAGCGGATGGAGGCCAAAGCTTGCTCGATAGAATCACTTCGACCACTAGGGCGGAGCCTAGCAAGGTGACCAAAGATGGTTATGGAAATGGGTTTGGGTGGCTTTGTAGTGTTTTTAGGAATTTTTTGAGATTTTTTGGAAGATGGATGGCTCAAGTGCAAATTCTTGTGTACACAAGAAGGGATTTTCTATTTAGAAGAAAGGgtgatatgtataaataataTGAATTTGAGATGAACATTGGCAATGGAGTACATTAATAGGTTTGGAATATTTTCTACTATTTTTGGGGAAGTTTTGGAGATGTGGAAGGACTTAAAGTGAACTTTGGTGTGCATTTGTCCGAGTGCACGTAGCAATTTTAAAGCGGCTGGCGCAAGCAGCCGGTTCCGCTGGTTACTGTGCTGTTGTCCGTGGACCACGGGTTCGTAGACCGGGGGTGCGGATGAGTGTGCTGTACGTGCGCTGGGTGTATGCGGCAGGGAAGTGGAGGAGGGGACGGTGGGGCGGATGGCGTTGGGGCCAGGCCCGCACGTCAGGGCGAGTGAGAGAGAGGGGGTTAGATGGAGGGGGACGGGAGGGGACGGCGTGGCATACCGGTTCGGCTCGGTGGCCGGGCGGCGCCACCGTGCGCCATGCGCGCCGTCAGGTGGCTCGCTGGAGCCACGCCGAGACGGCGTTTCTGGCCACCTCCGGCGATAGTAGCACCACCAGGAGGAAGCAGAGCTCGTGAGGAGTCTCCTGGTGGTGTCGTGGTGGTGGAGAAGTgagaggaggagcgcggccgcGATGAGCAGGGGAGTTTGGAGCAGCCGGCCCGGTGTGGAGCAAGGGAGAGGGGTGGCGCGCTATTTATAGGCGCGGGGAGCTCGGGTTTGCTTGGCGGTAAGGaaaagggggaggggaggggggttgCACTGCTGGTGAGGGGGGATGGCCGGTTTTGCATGGCGAGGCGGAGGGGAAAACTAGCTCGGGGCAGGCGGTATGGGCAGCGGGgtttggggcgaggtggtttTGTGGGAGGCAAGAGAAGCAGCAACGAGGGGGGTGGATCTGGCATGGGAGGTGGCGGGGAGTtactgcggcggtggcgggattTCACCGCGGTGGCGGGTCGCAGCTGAGCGGAGGTATTCGCTcctcgccggcagcggcgcgacGAGCAGTGTGCGCAGGCGAGCCGGGCAGGCCGGGCCGCACGTGTTGGCGGGCCGATGCGTGCGTTGGGCCGAGGCGAGCGAGTGAGTGGCCGAGCCGCTCTGGTGGGCCAAAGCGAATGCGGGGCAAAGGAAAAGGGAGGCCGGGCCGAAAGAATGAGCGGGCCAGATGGGAGGTTGGCAGCCCGTTTTATTATGGGAAGGCTTTTCATTTGTTTTATGAggattttgtatttcaaatttgaataggATTTGAGGTGGGGCTTTGATGAGACATGAAGTTGAAACCTTTTGGAGGGATTTGAGGTCTAGAAAAGTTGTATGTCTAGGAGTAGCTAATATTTTTGTAAAGTTTTGGTTTggaattaatattcaaattaaatttgattATTAATCCCTAGGATTTTAGGGAAAGGGATTTATGAAGATATTTTTCTAGTGTTTTGGAGGTCTAAAGGATTTCATGATGGAAGGAGTTTGGGTCaaatatttgaataatattCAGAAAGAACTTTGAATAGGGTTTGGATGGGTTTAATTCAAATATATTCTAGGAAGAATATTATTAAGAAAATATTCCTAGAGCAAAACTATGCAACACATATGTTGTTATTTTATGCAAGATTTATTTGTAGAAAGGGTTTTGGATATTTGGGAGAAGAGTATATGCTTAGTTtaaaggaattttttttaaaagtgtgTATTTTAGATGCTCTAAAAAGCGGGATGTTACAACGATGGTGGGGGATATTAGCAGAGAGTGTGGTTGTCTGATTGATCCATCGTCAGTTGGCATATCTGCATTTTCAGATGATGGTATTATATTTCCTCCATGTTGCCGTGTTGGAGAACGTCTTACTCATTTCATTTATCATTGCATGTATTAACTGTGGGTGGTTATTGCAtctattttttgtttgaaaaatgTCATTCATATGTCAATGATTTTAATTTCTGCtagattttctatgaatttaaaTTTTTGTTTACTAGAAGTGGAAGAAAAAAAGGTGAAAATTCACATGATGCTAAGTGTCTATCTAAAATTCTTGTTTACTAGGTGTTTTGAAATATATCATTGCAGCATGTATTTATTTTCTATAAATATACAATTGAAGTTAACTAAATCTCTATTGATACAAATATTTTGTTTACTAGATACTCTACTAGTTTGTGAAATGATCATACATACCCCTAGTAACTATCATAATACAACAGTTATCTTCTATCAAATCATTTAATTAGGGGTATAGTGTATACCCTCGACATGCTCAATGGACAAATATTGTGCAACATTTTTCTTTGGAAACCATATGGATAAATATAGTATATGAGAGAAATTAAGAGCAAACAACGTCTATatatttgaaatggagggaggaCACCGACAAGGAACATCCGAGAGCATCCATGCTGCCAGTCAAGTCGTTATGACATGAAATGGTTGAGACCGGTCCATATAGTAAACAAAAGCGGAATATGTTAGGAAGAAGTCGATGCAGGTATTAGGTATAGTAACTGAAAACAATCTTTCACACATGATTCTATCCGTGTCGCCCTAATGCCAGGTAGTGACACTGGATCATCGAGCCATGGCAATCTTTCGTCCCTACTATGATGACTCAACAATGAAGATTGAAGAGCAAAGCAGAAAGCAGTTCATACGTCGTGTGCAAGTCTATCTAGCTGGGCTGGCCAAACCCTGGTCCGGTTCCAAACACAAAGATTCGATGTGGCCAAACGCATCACGTGCAAGTAGGCCCGGGTTCCCGGGATACCCACGCTAGAGGGTGGCCAGGATCGGATTCCCAGTGTCGGGCCCGGGCGGGTGCTTTGCTTGTTCATCTAAAAAGAAAGACTGGTGGCTGACGCGTGCTCTTTATTCCACCCCAGACATTAGGGTTTATGCATATATTCCTCCATCATCTTCTATAAGTACACTATCTCTAGAAACCTCAGCAGCAAAGAGAACATAACGTGAGTCCTATATTCTAAAGAAAGCAGCACTGTTGGCCGCGATCCAAGTTCGTAAGCAACCATGGCGGGAACCGGCCCTTGCTACATGTCCCTGGACCTAGAATTGCTTCGGGTGTTAACCGCCGGCGACGCAGCGGCTCTGCAGGAGCTACTGAGAAGAAGAGAGGATCAGACAAGCGGTCACGTCGCCGTAAACGTCCAGGCCACGGCGCCGACAGACGCGTTGGCGGCGCAGCCGTGCCCGGGGACGAGCTGCCTCCTCGGCGTGACGAGCAACGGGAACACGGCGCTGCACCTTGTCGCCAGCCGCGGCCACGCCGACCTGGCGGCGCTCATCTGCGAGAGGACGCCCTCGCTCGCCGCCACACGCAACACGTTCCTCGACACGCCTCTGCACTGCGCTGCAAGGGAAGGTCACCGAGAGGCGGCGGCCTGCCTCGTGGCGACGAtgcgcgccggcggccgagcgggggaattggcggcggcgctgcgggccAGGAACTGcctggccgccaccgccttgtATGAAGCTGTTCGGCACCGCTGTGCCGGGGTGGTTGAGCTGCTTATGACGGAGGCTCCCGAGCTAGCATCGGTAGAAACTGAAGACGGCTCCTCACCGTTGTACTTGGCGGCGTCCATACGCTCACAGGAGTTGGTCCGGACGCTTCTACGGGCGTCGCCTGATGGaacgccgtcgccggcgtcgttTTCTGGTCCCGAAGGACGGACTGCTTTGCATGCCGCCGCTGCAGCGACTAGCCATGGTACAACAGAATTTACAATGCCCGCCCCCTCTTTTGTTATTTATTATATACTTCTATGACATCTTTGTTCGTCTAAAGTGGTTAGCCGTGTAAGTTTAATCAGTCATTGTTTATTCCATTTAAATGGTCGTTTAGTCTGAACAGACAACTAAGAATGTTTATGTTTAACATTTACGTTTACAATGTTTCgactcctttattttttttttgctaaagaATTTCTTCTAAAATTGAGAAATAATGGCTCGTTTCGGGGGGTTTGTTCCGAGTAAGTTGTGGTCTATCTATATATCTCTTTGTGACAAACTGCTACTTTTCATTCAGAAATGGCTCAAGAAATACTGAGTTGGAAGCCTCAAGGTCCAACTTTGCTTACCAGAGTTGATTCTACAGGGAGAACGCCTCTCCAAGTTGCAGTGATGTATGGAAGACTCCGTACTGTTCAACTGTTCCTAGATGACATTACATCTGCAGAGCAAGTCCGCATTAGTGACAACCATGGTCTATTTCCGGTGCATACTGCTGCTATATTTCCAGAAGAAGATGCCATTCGTTTGATGAGAAATACAAAGGAATATCGAGAATTCACGTGGCTAAAGCTGAAGCAGCTACTTTTGAATGGTCGGGCGACGCTAATTATTGATACTCTCTTCAAGAAATGCCCCGGCTACTACAAAATGGTTGATGACAAAGGAAGAAACTTGCTTCATTGTGCCGTTGAGCATAATAGTTACCGGCTGGTTCGCTTTATCTGCCAAAAGTACACCATTGCTACATTGTTAAATGGGACGGATTACGAAGGAAACACACCGCTCCATTTAGCAGTGAAGTACGGATTTATTCGGATCGTCAGTACACTACTGGAGACGATGAGCGTGGACACGAATATCGTCAACAAGGATGGTCTGACTGCTGGAGACCTTGCTGCAGCGCTCTACGAATACTTCCCGGTAAATTTATATCTTGTACCGACTTTCTACATATTTTCccctttaatttttttagataaagaaaATAGTTTCCTGCCTTTGCGATCGCACGTAGCCAAATTCTTACATCATCATCAGCCTAGAATCTGAACACAAAAAATAAGGAAACGAGTACACATAGGGCATGGAAAATTCAAAAGCGGAGTCTATTATTACTTATGTATGTTTCCCCTTATAATTTGTAGAGCTACTTCCAGTTTACTCAGCCTACATTGTCATGTCATTCCGATTGTGTTTGTGTTCATACAGTTTTATTAATTACTAGCAAAATACACatgcgttgctacggtaaaagatcaattgtgtttttcaaactaataacattttttatttccatcactaaatttttattccacTTATTGGATGTCTACGGGCTGTACATCAAAATATAGCACTCAACTATGTAGTACAGCAGCATAATAAAGCAATGAAAGATATTTGACTGCAACCATTTGAACCAGAAGATTTAGCACAGTAAAAAACAATGGATTTGGTGTGTCCTCCTCAGCTCAAGTGAGGATGTCTACACTATCATATTGAGTACTGATGCAATTCATACAGCATAGCAAATAGAAAATAGGACCGTCAAGGGCACAAAAGCACTAACTTTTGTCAAAATGCTCGCAACAAAGCCAATCTTTCATGTAATCAGTTATTAGGAACTCGATTAACTGAATCCTGCAACATGGGACAAAGTACAGTGATATAGTAAAGTACAGCAACTAATTATTATGTCCAGTAACAAGAATTAAATcaagataaacaattatcaatcATCCATCAATAGAATTTCTTCAGAGATTTCATGGCTCTAACAAGTATCAGAGTATAGCTTGTTTTGGATGAAAATTAATGAGTAAAgccaataaaaaggaaataatatTCAGATACTTGAGTGCATCTTAACAAACTTGAAAAGAATTAGCCAAATAGTAAAACCGGTAGCCTTACAAATACATACAGAGAAACAGATTAGTGACAGTCTGACACATCCTCCATATATGAAATCAGGAAGCAGGCAATGTGTAAAATGCTGAAGTAGATCACGTTTTCATCCATAATTCAACGCCAAGGAAGTCAAATGTTTGTTTCTTAACTCCCAAGTGAGAAAGTTAAAACGAATACAATGGACAatcaagattgacttaagtagTCAAGACTCTTCCAATGAAATCTAAATCAGAATGAATTGACAGTCAGCTTACATGATGAATATATTGCCATGGATCTCAGGGAAAGCATCATCAAAAGGATCAACCAGAAGTAATCTTTCTGATGCATTCGAGATCTTTTGAGAAACTGCAAGGATTATCCGCTGACCAATAAACTCCTCATTCCCTAACTTACGGAACAAGTGCTGCACAGAGAACTGGGCATCTGAGCAGTCAACTGATCCTGCGAAATATTGAACAAAATGGAAGGAACACAAATCAATACGCTATAACCAAGCAAAATAAGATCATAG harbors:
- the LOC117842178 gene encoding protein ACCELERATED CELL DEATH 6 encodes the protein MAGTGPCYMSLDLELLRVLTAGDAAALQELLRRREDQTSGHVAVNVQATAPTDALAAQPCPGTSCLLGVTSNGNTALHLVASRGHADLAALICERTPSLAATRNTFLDTPLHCAAREGHREAAACLVATMRAGGRAGELAAALRARNCLAATALYEAVRHRCAGVVELLMTEAPELASVETEDGSSPLYLAASIRSQELVRTLLRASPDGTPSPASFSGPEGRTALHAAAAATSHEMAQEILSWKPQGPTLLTRVDSTGRTPLQVAVMYGRLRTVQLFLDDITSAEQVRISDNHGLFPVHTAAIFPEEDAIRLMRNTKEYREFTWLKLKQLLLNGRATLIIDTLFKKCPGYYKMVDDKGRNLLHCAVEHNSYRLVRFICQKYTIATLLNGTDYEGNTPLHLAVKYGFIRIVSTLLETMSVDTNIVNKDGLTAGDLAAALYEYFPSPNTIVSICLRYCGVEVSPYRADRIRERSAQEKTDNSKSVHPLLADKKPTKEQASSDKEEEDFSKTGTIGSVLIATVAFAAAFTVPGGVVADDRPGSGAAVMARRFAFRAFVVSDAMAFFCSIVATFCLIYGGTKEAPRAQRVLHKARASTLLPLSGLFTIAAFPFGFHLVLGNANRGLIVFLYMVSSASILSIPDIWNAPLYGMVRAARRRAGCLGIIRVLSSAYVAAPLFVVLICAAFALAVALDIALPNY